Proteins encoded within one genomic window of Paracoccus sp. MA:
- a CDS encoding aspartate/glutamate racemase family protein translates to MEILVVNPNSTQSMTDKIVEAARAVASPGTVIHGATAAGAPASIEGHYDEAMSLPGLLARVREAEAQGIDGIVVACFDDPGIAACRELASGPVLGICEAAVKAASMLATSFSVVTTLPRSVPVIEHLIHGYGLSHQCRRVRSASIPVLALEEPGSNARIKVRDEILCAIREDRCEAVVLGCAGMADLTAWLSEETGIPVIDGVSVATRMIEALVGAGLRTSKINAYAFPNEK, encoded by the coding sequence GTGGAAATCCTGGTCGTCAACCCCAACTCGACCCAGTCAATGACCGACAAGATCGTCGAGGCCGCCCGTGCGGTGGCCAGCCCCGGCACGGTGATCCACGGCGCGACCGCCGCCGGCGCTCCCGCCAGCATCGAAGGCCATTACGATGAGGCGATGTCGCTGCCCGGCCTGCTGGCGCGGGTCCGCGAGGCCGAGGCGCAGGGCATCGACGGCATCGTCGTCGCCTGTTTCGACGATCCGGGCATCGCCGCCTGCCGCGAACTGGCCAGCGGCCCGGTGCTGGGCATCTGCGAAGCCGCGGTGAAGGCGGCCAGCATGCTGGCGACCTCGTTTTCCGTCGTCACCACGCTGCCGCGCTCGGTCCCGGTGATCGAGCACCTGATCCACGGCTACGGCCTGTCGCACCAATGCCGCCGCGTCCGCTCGGCCTCGATCCCGGTGCTGGCGCTGGAGGAACCCGGCTCGAACGCACGGATCAAGGTGCGCGATGAAATCCTGTGCGCCATCCGCGAGGACCGCTGCGAGGCCGTGGTGCTGGGCTGCGCCGGCATGGCCGACCTGACGGCCTGGCTCAGCGAGGAGACCGGCATTCCGGTGATCGACGGCGTCAGCGTCGCGACCCGCATGATCGAGGCGCTGGTGGGCGCGGGGCTGAGGACCAGCAAGATCAACGCCTACGCTTTCCCCAACGAAAAATAG
- a CDS encoding NCS1 family transporter — protein MTTHEMAPDSAVTEHKAVGEESLAPQETRIMDPWSYLFAWLGGCVSIGTFTVGSGLVGTLNLLQTFVAIAIGCTVIGVALMINGQAGHKYGIPFMVQARSAFGFTGTRIPALVRSVPAIVWFGFQSWIGAGALNLVSDTLFGYSNIWVFFVGFQALQIGLSVLGFHGIKWLENIGSVFIIFSLIYMFFSVIDKYGAEISDNLINVEGTWGAPFWGGTMLFLGIYSTMMLNVSDYARELRKNVGPLRQVVIYANSILPATLFMGLIGLMVSSATGEVDPIKVFSSAVDNKLLLVVTLLFIAFAQVTTNILNNVVPPAYALMDVFKVNFKTSAVIVGLLAFGTFPWELVKDESAAGLSLFIRTYSAFLGPIFAILVVDYYVLRRRNLNLAKLYDPEGPYKGVNMAAVIAMVVGVVFALIFSGISWYASLLPSGVLYYLLMQHLPSAQRFREN, from the coding sequence ATGACAACGCATGAGATGGCGCCCGACAGCGCCGTGACCGAACACAAGGCCGTCGGAGAGGAAAGCCTTGCCCCGCAGGAAACCCGGATCATGGACCCGTGGTCCTACCTGTTCGCCTGGCTGGGCGGCTGCGTCTCGATCGGGACCTTCACCGTCGGCTCGGGGCTGGTGGGCACGCTGAACCTGCTTCAGACCTTCGTGGCCATCGCCATCGGCTGCACCGTCATCGGCGTCGCGCTGATGATCAACGGGCAGGCCGGGCACAAATACGGCATCCCCTTCATGGTGCAGGCCCGCTCGGCCTTCGGCTTCACCGGCACCCGGATCCCGGCGCTGGTGCGCTCGGTCCCGGCCATCGTCTGGTTCGGCTTCCAAAGCTGGATCGGCGCCGGGGCGCTGAACCTCGTCTCGGATACGCTGTTCGGCTATTCCAACATCTGGGTGTTCTTCGTCGGCTTCCAGGCCCTTCAGATCGGCCTGTCGGTGCTGGGCTTCCACGGCATCAAATGGCTGGAAAACATCGGGTCGGTCTTCATCATCTTCTCGCTGATCTACATGTTCTTCAGCGTCATCGACAAATACGGCGCCGAGATCAGCGACAACCTGATCAATGTCGAGGGCACCTGGGGCGCACCGTTCTGGGGCGGCACGATGCTGTTCCTGGGCATCTATTCGACGATGATGCTGAACGTCTCGGACTACGCGCGCGAGCTGCGCAAGAATGTCGGACCGCTCCGGCAGGTGGTGATCTATGCCAACTCGATCCTGCCGGCGACGCTGTTCATGGGCCTGATCGGGCTGATGGTCTCCAGCGCGACCGGCGAGGTCGATCCGATCAAGGTGTTCTCCAGCGCGGTCGACAACAAGCTGCTGCTGGTCGTGACGCTGCTGTTCATCGCCTTCGCGCAGGTGACGACGAACATCCTCAACAACGTCGTGCCGCCGGCCTATGCGCTGATGGATGTGTTCAAGGTCAACTTCAAGACCTCGGCCGTGATCGTCGGGCTGCTGGCCTTCGGCACCTTCCCGTGGGAGCTGGTCAAGGACGAATCGGCGGCGGGCCTGAGCCTGTTCATCCGCACCTATTCCGCCTTCCTCGGCCCGATCTTCGCGATCCTGGTGGTGGATTACTACGTCCTTCGCAGGCGGAACCTGAACCTCGCCAAGCTTTATGATCCCGAGGGGCCGTATAAGGGCGTCAACATGGCCGCCGTCATCGCCATGGTCGTCGGCGTCGTCTTTGCGCTGATCTTCTCGGGCATCTCGTGGTATGCAAGCCTGCTGCCCTCGGGGGTGCTCTACTATCTGCTGATGCAGCACCTGCCCTCCGCCCAGCGTTTCCGCGAGAACTGA
- a CDS encoding aspartate/glutamate racemase family protein yields the protein MSIITGQARRWTLAAGCAMGLLQGQALAQDSGRIIVLINPNSNEAATQSMTELAQAAVGEAATVQGRSNAGAPALLTTPEDMANAVPGVVAAGTEAASDPRVAALIVSAFSDPGLPELRAAVGIPVLGIGEEVFHEAARDGRPFGIVTVTPDEELIESFRQKAASLGYEAQYRGVRVTPGDPAELVRDPDRLDAALADAVRQSVGEDGAEAVIMGGGPLSASAIRLQSQFEQPLVVAVTAAARAAAKKIADPD from the coding sequence ATGAGCATCATCACCGGACAGGCCCGGCGCTGGACACTGGCCGCCGGCTGCGCCATGGGCCTGCTGCAGGGCCAGGCGCTGGCCCAGGACTCGGGGCGGATCATCGTGCTGATCAACCCGAACTCGAACGAGGCCGCCACGCAATCCATGACCGAACTGGCGCAGGCCGCGGTCGGGGAAGCCGCCACGGTCCAGGGGCGCAGCAATGCCGGCGCCCCGGCCCTGCTGACCACGCCCGAGGACATGGCCAATGCGGTTCCGGGCGTGGTCGCCGCCGGCACCGAAGCCGCGTCCGATCCGCGCGTCGCGGCGCTGATCGTGTCGGCCTTCAGCGATCCCGGCCTGCCGGAACTGCGTGCGGCGGTCGGCATCCCGGTCCTCGGCATCGGCGAGGAGGTCTTCCACGAGGCCGCGCGCGACGGCCGGCCCTTCGGCATCGTGACGGTGACGCCGGATGAAGAACTGATCGAGTCCTTCCGCCAGAAGGCGGCCTCGCTCGGCTACGAGGCGCAATATCGCGGCGTCCGGGTCACGCCGGGCGACCCGGCCGAACTGGTCCGGGATCCCGACCGGCTCGACGCCGCCCTGGCCGATGCCGTCAGGCAATCGGTCGGCGAGGACGGCGCCGAGGCGGTGATCATGGGCGGCGGCCCGCTTTCGGCCTCGGCCATCCGGCTGCAGTCGCAATTCGAACAGCCCCTGGTGGTCGCGGTCACCGCAGCCGCCCGCGCTGCGGCGAAGAAAATCGCGGATCCGGACTGA
- a CDS encoding phosphopantetheine-binding protein has translation MNDIGSIETLGRAWLETRVQALVPDEAEIGSDENLLFLGLDSLSVLKLVAELKQAGITVSARELLQEPSIEGWWRLIQARRP, from the coding sequence ATGAACGACATCGGATCTATCGAAACGCTCGGCCGGGCATGGCTGGAAACGCGTGTGCAGGCGCTTGTCCCCGACGAGGCGGAGATTGGTTCCGATGAAAACCTGCTGTTCCTGGGGCTGGATTCGCTGTCGGTGCTGAAGCTGGTCGCCGAACTGAAGCAGGCGGGCATCACGGTCAGCGCGCGGGAACTGCTTCAGGAGCCCAGCATCGAGGGCTGGTGGCGCCTGATCCAGGCGCGGCGACCCTAG
- a CDS encoding condensation domain-containing protein has translation MDLTAMQAAYWTGRDWKGPGGGVSAHLHTEFQPQGLEPQRLDRAVRGLFRRHPMLRLRVTAAGQQVIQPLDDRHALRVEDLRALAPDQAQARLAATRRRMTHQRLDIASGEAAEFLLSLLPGGEQRLHVDLDMIAADPSCFGLVMDDLARLYEDPAGIAAVEEPEGCYFDYLARLPPDPAAEAADRDWWRARLCDMPPAPSLPLRDGAAAPETTRISALLPPAQAAALRGLARELRVTQTALYLAVFAAVLARATGDRAFRLTLPGFFRAPVMRGASRLVGDFTNILPLGLRVGPEATLAGLAREAGREIAEALSHQACPGVAVLREMSRGGQGVESAPVVFTSGLDLDGAQRQLLSPRVGRLFGRLVWSVSQAPQVALDVQVASLAEGVLLNWDLRLDALPGDWVRTGFDACHAALCRLADAPDLAAAPLSDWLPAPMRMRRLGELQKAYLLGREAELPLGRTAMQEYRCYRGPLDAEALALRAKALIERHEALRCRLDPAHSALRVLDEAEPPLERIDLSGLAVDEAEAQLSALQDEFARAPLPLDGLLWRLVLVQLPRPREQALLVKMDALALDGAGIAQVIAELLAPGLPPASVLPDPPPEQSDRAADADWWRARLAGVEGPPRLPWRQPPEGIDRPRWRRDSRRIPRDQLARLARLAAARKLTRNSIAMAVVLEVLAR, from the coding sequence ATGGACCTGACCGCCATGCAGGCAGCCTATTGGACCGGGCGCGATTGGAAGGGGCCGGGTGGCGGCGTATCCGCGCATCTGCATACCGAATTCCAGCCGCAAGGGCTGGAGCCGCAGCGGCTGGACCGCGCGGTGCGCGGGCTGTTCCGCCGGCACCCCATGCTGCGGCTGCGGGTCACGGCCGCAGGCCAGCAGGTGATCCAGCCGCTGGACGACCGCCACGCCCTGCGGGTCGAGGATCTGCGGGCGCTGGCGCCGGATCAGGCGCAGGCGCGGCTGGCCGCGACGCGGCGGCGGATGACGCATCAGCGGCTGGACATCGCCTCGGGCGAGGCGGCGGAATTCCTGCTCAGCCTGCTGCCGGGCGGCGAACAGCGACTGCATGTCGACCTGGACATGATCGCGGCCGATCCCTCCTGCTTCGGGCTGGTCATGGACGACCTGGCCCGGCTTTACGAGGATCCGGCCGGGATCGCTGCGGTCGAGGAACCCGAAGGCTGCTATTTCGACTACCTGGCCCGGCTGCCCCCCGACCCGGCGGCCGAGGCGGCGGATCGGGACTGGTGGCGCGCCCGGCTGTGCGACATGCCGCCGGCGCCCTCGCTGCCGCTGCGCGACGGGGCGGCCGCGCCGGAAACCACCCGGATCTCGGCCCTGCTGCCGCCGGCGCAGGCCGCGGCGCTGCGGGGGCTTGCGCGTGAATTGCGGGTCACGCAGACCGCGCTTTACCTGGCGGTCTTTGCCGCCGTGCTGGCGCGGGCGACGGGCGACCGGGCCTTTCGCCTGACGCTGCCGGGCTTCTTTCGCGCCCCGGTGATGCGCGGCGCCTCACGGCTGGTCGGGGATTTCACCAATATCCTGCCGCTCGGCCTGCGGGTCGGGCCCGAGGCCACGCTGGCCGGACTGGCGCGCGAGGCAGGGCGCGAGATCGCCGAGGCGCTGTCGCATCAGGCCTGCCCCGGCGTCGCCGTGCTGCGCGAGATGTCACGCGGCGGCCAGGGCGTGGAATCCGCGCCGGTGGTCTTTACCAGCGGGCTCGACCTGGACGGGGCGCAGCGCCAGCTGCTGAGCCCCCGCGTCGGCCGGCTGTTCGGGCGACTGGTCTGGAGCGTCTCGCAGGCGCCGCAGGTTGCGCTGGACGTGCAGGTCGCATCGCTGGCCGAGGGCGTGCTGCTGAACTGGGACCTGCGGCTTGACGCGCTGCCCGGCGACTGGGTCCGCACCGGTTTCGATGCCTGCCACGCGGCGCTGTGCCGGCTGGCCGATGCGCCCGATCTGGCGGCGGCGCCGCTGTCGGACTGGCTGCCGGCACCGATGCGGATGCGGCGGCTGGGCGAGCTGCAAAAGGCCTATCTGCTGGGCCGCGAGGCCGAGCTGCCGCTGGGCCGCACCGCCATGCAGGAATATCGCTGCTATCGCGGCCCGCTGGATGCCGAAGCCCTGGCGCTTCGGGCCAAGGCGCTGATCGAGCGGCACGAGGCGCTGCGCTGCCGGCTCGACCCTGCCCATTCCGCGCTGCGCGTGCTGGACGAAGCCGAGCCGCCGCTGGAACGGATCGATCTTTCGGGACTGGCCGTCGATGAGGCCGAGGCGCAGCTCTCTGCCCTGCAGGACGAATTCGCCCGCGCACCGCTGCCGCTGGACGGGTTGCTGTGGCGGCTGGTGCTGGTGCAATTGCCCCGGCCCCGGGAACAGGCTTTGCTGGTCAAGATGGACGCGCTGGCGCTGGACGGCGCCGGGATCGCGCAGGTGATCGCCGAACTGCTGGCGCCCGGGTTGCCGCCGGCCTCCGTCCTGCCCGACCCGCCGCCCGAACAATCCGACCGCGCCGCCGATGCCGACTGGTGGCGCGCGCGCCTGGCCGGGGTCGAGGGGCCGCCGCGCCTGCCCTGGCGGCAACCGCCAGAGGGCATCGACCGCCCGCGCTGGCGCCGCGACAGCCGCCGCATCCCGCGCGATCAGCTGGCGCGCCTGGCCCGGCTGGCGGCGGCGCGGAAACTGACCCGCAACAGCATCGCCATGGCCGTGGTGCTGGAGGTGCTGGCGCGCTAG
- a CDS encoding non-ribosomal peptide synthetase: MAPPPGGALANRSSFIAVDYRADRGSFLDHARRLQEDLLEGMAHPGLSGVGLSRLLLAQNGGRIALPVVLTNGMGWDRVPADAGLRLVDGLVQTPQVALDLRLSLDADGALLLQADHVEQALEPAVVGALLDAAARAFAALAGRDELTLAGADFLPPPPAAPAGAEHAGPGHLERIAAQLFDGDPDRTALICDTRSTSYGALGLRVRRVMAGLAARGLAPGDMVAICLPRGPEHLVLTLACAFSGLVWVPIDAAAPPERRDYLLRNSAPRLVVAATDLPGWPLASPRTLEAHDPAPIPQGLAALSRSEAAAYYLYTSGTTGRPKCVVLNNHATANVIGHTLDAWGIGAEDAVISVTPLHHDMSVFDLFGTLAAGARLVMPAPAEEKDALAWNRLVRDHGVTVWCSVPAIVEMLLACAPDDGLASLRLVAQGGDYIKPAVIDRLRRLRPDAALWSLGGPTETTIWSIWHRIGPEDDRIIPYGRALPGNRYLLLNPQGEPCPEGVAGRIHTTGVNLALGYLRDGALEQTDFTEVGGIRAFRSGDLGRLRGDGTILFDSRVNGYVKVRGVRISLADVEAELAAHPAVAQALVVDIPDARGETVLAALVAGRDLPEPAALRAFLRERLPQSHLPDRILAIPALPLSANGKPDRRRARQIAGQPGPEPTAPPEAPGAEPADALTGLILAAFREALGAPGMGPEDDFFDHGGHSLVATRIIGRLQAEHGIALRFTDIFRHPTALALAGIATRSAPAAPMPAAGDDAAEPQAAPLSLAQQSLWKAYAAFGYGGIFNLPFALRFPTPVDEAVFGLAFGDLIRRHPVLRSHFREENGQPLQDVVPVERLGDYRWFWISAEAGEANRRTEAGHVFDLARELPLRLRFFREGDEQVLSMLFHHIVLDEWSLNLLMDQLGHAYRQRAAGLAPDWPDQPPGFHRFAAAQRAADTDRAHLDYWLDHLRGAPRARPILGAAPGGQDPQGGWTRIDLPAEVARGLYATARRNAASLFATAYAAIGAALGRLGGIGDLVIGTSASGRNDPAWFDTVGYFTTMTAHRLALGAQDTPAALIAQVRDRIARSLPHSEVPLDLVGEALTGNPVTRLDEMFEVFIQIHARNRMNGAIALMDGSRVEYRQIDPDKAESLLGLQFEIVEDVADETAGLRIMLSHRADRYGPAEIRRITQAVEAMLARFAQPQDDQPLDAGEASPRCAASVSPA; encoded by the coding sequence GTGGCGCCACCGCCGGGCGGGGCGCTGGCCAACCGCTCGTCCTTCATCGCCGTCGACTATCGCGCCGACCGGGGCAGCTTCCTGGACCATGCCCGCCGGCTGCAGGAGGACCTGCTGGAGGGCATGGCGCATCCCGGTCTGTCGGGGGTCGGCCTCAGCCGGCTGCTGCTGGCGCAGAACGGCGGCCGGATCGCGCTGCCGGTGGTGCTGACCAACGGCATGGGCTGGGACCGGGTGCCCGCCGATGCCGGGCTGCGGCTGGTGGACGGGCTGGTGCAGACCCCGCAGGTCGCGCTGGACCTGCGGCTGTCGCTGGATGCGGACGGCGCGCTGCTGCTGCAAGCCGATCACGTCGAGCAGGCGCTGGAGCCTGCGGTCGTCGGCGCGTTGCTGGACGCCGCCGCCCGCGCCTTCGCCGCGCTGGCCGGGCGGGACGAGCTGACCCTGGCCGGCGCCGATTTCCTGCCGCCGCCACCCGCGGCCCCCGCCGGGGCGGAACATGCCGGCCCCGGCCATCTGGAGCGCATCGCGGCGCAGTTGTTCGACGGCGATCCCGACCGCACGGCCCTGATCTGCGACACCCGCAGCACCAGCTACGGCGCGCTTGGCCTGCGGGTGCGGCGCGTGATGGCCGGGCTGGCCGCGCGCGGGCTCGCGCCGGGCGACATGGTCGCGATCTGCCTGCCGCGCGGGCCCGAGCATCTGGTGCTGACGCTGGCCTGCGCCTTCTCGGGGCTGGTCTGGGTGCCCATCGACGCCGCCGCGCCGCCCGAGCGGCGCGACTACCTGCTGCGCAATTCCGCGCCGCGGCTGGTCGTGGCCGCAACCGACCTGCCCGGCTGGCCGCTGGCCTCGCCCCGCACCCTCGAAGCGCATGACCCGGCCCCGATCCCGCAGGGACTGGCCGCGCTGTCCCGTTCCGAAGCGGCCGCCTATTACCTTTACACCTCGGGCACCACCGGGCGGCCGAAATGCGTGGTGCTGAACAATCACGCCACCGCGAATGTCATCGGCCATACGCTGGATGCCTGGGGGATCGGTGCCGAGGACGCGGTGATCTCGGTCACGCCGCTGCATCACGACATGTCGGTCTTCGACCTGTTCGGCACCCTGGCCGCCGGCGCGCGGCTGGTGATGCCCGCGCCGGCCGAGGAAAAGGACGCCCTTGCCTGGAACCGTCTGGTGCGCGACCACGGCGTGACCGTCTGGTGCTCGGTCCCCGCCATCGTCGAGATGCTGCTGGCCTGCGCGCCGGATGACGGGCTGGCCTCGCTGCGGCTGGTGGCGCAGGGCGGCGACTACATCAAGCCGGCGGTGATCGACCGGCTGCGCCGGCTGCGGCCCGATGCGGCGCTGTGGTCGCTGGGCGGCCCGACCGAGACCACGATCTGGAGCATCTGGCACCGGATCGGCCCCGAGGACGACCGCATCATCCCCTATGGCCGCGCCCTGCCCGGCAACCGCTACCTGCTGCTGAACCCGCAGGGCGAACCCTGCCCCGAGGGCGTGGCCGGCCGCATCCACACCACGGGCGTGAACCTGGCGCTCGGCTATCTGCGCGACGGCGCGCTGGAACAGACCGACTTCACCGAGGTCGGTGGCATCCGCGCCTTTCGCAGCGGCGACCTGGGGCGGCTGCGCGGCGACGGCACCATCCTGTTCGACAGCCGGGTGAACGGCTATGTCAAGGTGCGCGGCGTGCGCATCTCGCTGGCCGATGTCGAGGCCGAGCTGGCCGCCCATCCCGCCGTCGCGCAGGCCCTGGTCGTGGACATTCCCGACGCGCGGGGCGAGACGGTGCTGGCCGCGCTGGTCGCCGGTCGCGACCTGCCCGAACCGGCCGCGCTGCGCGCCTTCCTGCGCGAACGGCTGCCGCAATCGCACCTTCCCGACCGCATCCTTGCAATCCCGGCGCTGCCGCTGTCGGCCAACGGCAAGCCCGACCGCCGCCGCGCGCGCCAGATCGCGGGCCAGCCCGGCCCCGAGCCAACCGCACCGCCAGAAGCGCCAGGTGCCGAGCCGGCGGACGCGCTGACGGGCCTGATCCTCGCCGCCTTCCGCGAGGCGCTCGGTGCGCCCGGAATGGGGCCCGAGGACGATTTCTTCGACCATGGCGGGCATTCTCTGGTCGCGACCCGGATCATCGGCAGGCTGCAGGCCGAGCATGGCATCGCCCTGCGCTTCACCGACATCTTCCGCCATCCGACCGCCCTCGCGCTGGCCGGGATCGCCACCCGCAGCGCGCCGGCCGCGCCGATGCCCGCAGCCGGGGACGACGCGGCCGAACCCCAGGCGGCGCCCCTGTCGCTGGCGCAGCAATCGCTGTGGAAGGCCTATGCCGCCTTCGGCTATGGCGGCATCTTCAATCTGCCCTTTGCCCTGCGTTTCCCGACCCCGGTGGACGAAGCGGTCTTCGGGCTGGCCTTCGGCGACCTGATCCGCCGCCATCCCGTGCTGCGCAGCCATTTCCGCGAGGAAAACGGCCAGCCGCTGCAAGACGTGGTCCCGGTCGAGCGGCTGGGCGATTATCGCTGGTTCTGGATCAGCGCCGAGGCGGGCGAGGCAAACCGCCGGACCGAGGCCGGCCATGTCTTCGACCTTGCCCGCGAATTGCCGCTGCGGCTGCGCTTCTTCCGCGAGGGGGACGAGCAGGTGCTGTCCATGCTGTTCCACCATATCGTGCTGGACGAATGGTCGCTGAACCTGCTGATGGACCAGCTTGGCCACGCCTATCGCCAGCGCGCGGCGGGGCTGGCGCCGGATTGGCCCGACCAGCCGCCGGGCTTCCACCGCTTCGCCGCCGCGCAAAGGGCGGCGGATACGGACCGCGCGCATCTGGACTACTGGCTGGATCACCTGCGCGGCGCACCGCGTGCCCGCCCGATCCTCGGCGCTGCGCCGGGCGGGCAGGACCCGCAGGGCGGCTGGACCCGGATCGACCTGCCGGCCGAGGTCGCACGCGGGCTTTACGCCACGGCGCGGCGCAACGCGGCCTCGCTTTTCGCGACGGCCTATGCGGCGATCGGCGCGGCGCTGGGGCGGCTGGGCGGCATCGGCGACCTGGTGATCGGCACCTCGGCCTCGGGGCGCAACGATCCGGCCTGGTTCGACACGGTGGGCTATTTCACCACCATGACCGCGCATCGGCTGGCGCTGGGGGCGCAGGACACGCCCGCCGCGCTGATCGCGCAGGTCCGCGACCGCATCGCCCGCTCGCTGCCGCATTCCGAGGTCCCGCTGGACCTGGTGGGCGAGGCGCTGACCGGCAATCCCGTCACCCGGCTGGACGAGATGTTCGAGGTCTTCATCCAGATCCACGCCCGGAACCGGATGAACGGCGCCATCGCGCTGATGGACGGCAGCCGCGTCGAATACCGGCAGATCGACCCGGACAAGGCGGAATCGCTGCTGGGCCTGCAATTCGAGATCGTCGAGGACGTGGCGGACGAGACCGCCGGCCTGCGCATCATGCTAAGCCATCGCGCCGACCGCTACGGCCCCGCCGAAATCCGCCGGATCACCCAAGCGGTCGAGGCGATGCTGGCCCGC